A region of the Pseudorca crassidens isolate mPseCra1 chromosome 9, mPseCra1.hap1, whole genome shotgun sequence genome:
GTGGGAGAGGTAGAGAATTGTCTGTGCACGATGTAGTCAGGGAGGGATTCTTGAAGGGAAAGTAGTTGTGTCAGGGGATGAGCCtgtggagaggagaaagagggcaCAGTGGGGAGACTCACATGGGGGTGGTGGATGGAGACGTAGGCATGCAGGGCCTCCACATATGTGTGTTGCAGCCTCTCTACCTGGAGCTGGTCCTGCACGTTGGGCCGGTCTATAGGTCACCAACAGAGTTGAGTAGCAGGTCTGGCCAGGGTCTTATTTCCATACCCCAAATCACAACCAAAAAATAGGGACATGCCCTACCCAACCTCTCCCATCCCAAAGTAACACAACAAGGGCCTCCACCCCAACGATTCTTGCCCTATGGGGCCTGCAGCCCTCTTTGGTGTGAGTCTCTTGCTCGTTTTCCCTCTTGCCCCTCCTCCACACCTGCAGAGAAGATGCTGATGGCAATGAGCAAGGCAAACTCAGCATCATTTAGTTGCAGCTCATTCATGGCTCTGGAGAACTCAAAGATGGGGTTGATGAACTCCACCTGCAGCcctggggaggaagaagagaggctGGGTTGTGTGGCACGGGCAGCACTGCTCAACTGAGGAGACTACCAGGAACTCAGTAAGAAGCCTCCAGGGCTCTGCTGTATAACCTTGggtaagtttcttaacctctctaagcctcatctGTGAGGCGGGAATCATATCTGAGCTTATAAAACTGTTGTGATGGTTAAATGATAAAGCATACAGACCACTTTGCACTGCACCCAGCATACAGAATGTGCTGAGTTAAATGACAATAATTCTGTTAGAATTCTTTTTAGAATGCTTGAGGGCCCCACATTACTAGAAATAGAAGCAACCCTTATGTTTGTTTATGAAAAGACTGCTTCACTGGCAATTGGCCTTACTTATTTGAATACTAGCAATACATTTCTTGTTTCACATCACAGGGGAAACAAAGCAATGTGGTTGAGGGTGTGGACTCTGGTGTCAGACtccctgggtttgagtcctagcCCTACCATTTActaggctgtgtgaccttgagtaagttatttaagctctctgggccttggttttcccatctctagaatggagataataatagcacctacctcataatGGGTCCTTAGAATAACGAGTGGCACATATGGTAACTCCatgtaaatgtttgttaaataaataataaattttaaaaatagaaccagcCTTCTTACTGAGGAGACCGAAGTTCAACAAACCATGACCTGAAGTGGTGACATCTAAAGAACACTTCTCCCAAACACACTGTCAAAGTCTCCCCAGCCCATGCCATCCCCTAGTTTTCTCAGATGTCTTTTAGCAACCATCTGCTAACTTCCATTCCAGGCTTCTTGATTAGTCACTTCCTGTGCTTTCACCCCGATGTTTATCAAGTGTGTGTTGATCCATTTAATGGACAAGCCCCATTTAGAAAGCATTTCTTGGTGAGGTGTCCAGCCTTGAATTGTGCTGAACAGCCCCTTCATCCAGAGAGGACGAGCAAGTTCTAGAGTTACGCCCCCTGCGAGGGTCGGCTACTGCTCGCTGAGTGGACGCCCCCAGTGTGATCGGTTCACATCGTTAGTCACACACGCGAGCAGCATATGGTAGTGGAAgtaaaggaggagggagaactGACCAAAGAGCAGCCCTGTCTCTTCTCCCCGCACTGAAAAagtgagaaatgaaaaacaaacatgaTGACATAAAAACTGCTTATATAAATGAATCTATAAATAGATACAGATTCAGACAGCACAAGTCCGCAAGTGCTGAAGGAACACGCAGACATGAGAACAGGGAAGAGTTCAGAAAGGAGGATGTTATGAAGGAGAAGGCCGTGGTTAAGAAGGACTGGGGTAATAACCATCTGGGGAAAAGGTGATTGGGTAGAGAAAGGGTGCAGGACTGGgcttttaaaactggaaaaagtcATTACATCACTCCTATTAGGTGCCTATACATTCAGGCAGCACACGGGGCACTACAGCAGGCAAGAGGTGTCAACACAGCCCTGCCGTACCCTATAGTGAAGGGAGGCCTACCTAGAAAGCTCACTGGGTGGCCTGTGATGGGACAAGAGCTGGCCTGGGTCACCGGAAACCTCTGTGAGCTCTGCACTGGAAACCAGTATTCTCCAAACCCGAGGATGGAGTCAGCATCAGCCACATTTTACAGACCCGCCCACTCAGGTGTTAAAGCACCAAGTCTCTTGTTCAGCCTCAGTCCTGTCCCTCCGAAACACCTTCCACCTTCCATCCTTTCCCAGCCCTCCTCCCACAACGCAAAGCAACCATTGAATATGAGGAAACCAAAACTGCTTAGCCTGCAAGCAAATGTCACCTAGAGAACAGCATTGTGAACTAATTCTTGGAGAAAGTACTCCAAGATACTCCAAGATGGGGATAGAAGTGTTCACTCTTATCCTAAAACTGCCTCATCTGGGCGCATCTGCCATGTTTTAATGCCAATTCCATGGCTCCTCGGAAAGCACAGCTGAAGAGGAGGAAATCAGTCCGCATGATCCTTATAGAGCACATCTGAGAAAGACTTTTCAATTTTGACTACTAAAAGGCTTGGTGAGgttttcaagtttcttttcctAGCTGTAAAGTCTTTTCTTCAAGCAAAATATTATTCAGAAGCACAATATATAACGCAGATTTAAATGGAGTTTCTGGTTTGGCTGAAGTTAGGGTGAAGGACGTTTTTCCTCTAAGGAGACACTTCCACGGAAACCCCCCCTCAGGTTCCTGGTaacacagtttgagaaccactggcctaatgCAACAGAGGACAGGAATCTATCTGGGGCAGTTAAGGGAGACCTATCAGCATTCCAACTTTCTGTCTTGGAAAAACAAGTGGATCCTTTGTAGCCACTCAAACCCTGGGCCTGTAGCTCTGTAGTCACTATGGGCCCCACGACAAAATGCATCTGTTCATCCAACCCAGTCCCTTTGTGATCTCAGTTCTCACCTGCTTTGGCAAAGTCTTCCCGGTTATAACTGAAATCCTTGAGGAAGGTAATACTCTCACTTCCAGGGTTGTACCTCCGAGATGTCTCCAGAAGCATCACCTGCACACAAATATTGGGCTGGTCTCGGCCCAGGGCCCCTTCAAGGGAAGGTCGAGCCCCTCATCCCTACTTCCCAGTGCATGTGGCTTCCCAGCTGTCTGGCGGGGGCCCCCTCCCACAGACATCCTGCTCTGGTCCTCCCTTCACCCTCGGCCTTGCCAGCCACCTCAATTGCAGAGGTCTTCAGGAGGGCGATCTGGTCCTCCCGGCTGAGCTGCAGGAAGCCCGGCAGCTGTTTGGCAAAATCAACGATCTCCTGCACAGAGACAATGGCCAGCTCCGTGAAGTGGGCAAAGCGTTGCTGACGGGCCTCCCGACTCTGGGGATCTGGTGCCATGGGCCAAGGCTACCCCGAAAGGcaaggaggaaagaaacaaaCCACTCTGAGTCAGGCATCAAGAAGCCAGCTGGTGCTCTGGGCACAGCGACCTCTCCCCAGGCCCCTCCGGTACCGTGACTCGAAGCCGGTCTGAGAAGGAACGTCTGTTACACTGCTGCTGGGCAGCCACCAGCTTCTCAATCATGCCCAGCTGCTCCGGGCTGAGCTGGGGCAGGACTTGGGGCGGAGAGGAAGCCCTCGGGGGCACGGATGTGGCCTGAGCCTGTTCCTCCTCTTGCCGCTTCAGTTTCTTCAGACGGATCTGTTCTTCTGACAGAACACCTGAGAACAGAGCCAGATgtgaggaggggagaagaggaggagacaggaAGTGGGGATGGGGCAGAGGCATAGTTTGAGCCTCCAGAAAAGCAGAGAGTGTTAAGTAAAGACAAGGAAGAGATTTTAATCCACACTTAGGGACCGTGTAGCAAGGCCCATAGGCTCAGCTGCCTTTCTGCCCCCAGACCCTGGCACCCAGACATGCCCTCTTCCCCATCGGCCtaaccacacccctcccccagcttcagTCCCCAGACACTCACACTCCTCCCGCATGCCGGCCTGGCGGCATTTGCGAAGGCGGCACTCCTGGCACTTGCGACGCATGTAGGTGTCCATGGGGCAGTGGCCCCCACTGTGGCAGACGTAGCGCGCCCCTTTGATGACACTGCGGCGGAAGAATCCCTTGCAGCCCTCGCAGCTCAGCACGTTGTAGTGGAAGCCGGAAGCCTTGTCCCCACACACACTGCACAGCTCATTCCCCAGCATTTTGGGGGCTGGCCCCTTTTTCCGCTTTTGTGGACGAAGCTCTGGGTACAGGAAAGAGCCTTAGTGTTCTTCTTCAGGGAAAAGGCTAGGTGCCCAGCTGGCCACTGCCCTGAGCACTCAGTGACCTTCATTTACTTCACTGTACAAAGTCTATCCAGTCTCTCTATTCTAAGAAAGTAGCTCTCGTATGCAAAGTGCTATTTATGTCCTAGGTACCGTCTGAGCCCTTTATACGCACTGATCCTTACAACCATAAGAGATAGGTActcttgttatttccattttacaaataaggaaactgaggctcagaaaggcctAAGAAACAAAAGTTACACTCGGATCACTTAGGTCTAgttgactccaaagcctgtggaCTTAACCATGATCTTATAAGGTAAAGAGCCCTGAAGTTACCCCTCCCGGATCCAGGGAGCCCTTACCTCCTCCAAATCCAGCAGCTCCTCACCTGTGGACTCTGGAGGGGCCTCCACCCCGGGGAGCAGGGCTGTGGGCTCTGTTGCCTCCAGCCCCACCCGTGAAGTGCTCCCAGCAGATTGGGGTGTGCTAGATTCCTCCCTGAGGGTACAGCTGCTGCTTCCCAGAGGCTGGCTGCTTGCATCTCGTGCATCTGGCTCCCACAGCTCCACTGCACAGTCTGAACCCCGAAAGAGAGGCACAAGGGCGTCTCAGGGCCCCAGCATTCTCCTGGGAAACTGCAAACTTATCTCCACCCATAGAGGGCAGTAAAACGTCGGCTCCGGCTTTGGGACCCTGCGATTTGTGTGGGCTCTAGGGCTAATCACTTGTAGTCCCCCGCACCTCAATACCTTAAATAAGGATGTTAACCTTTGTCCCCTTTCGGGGCTGAAGTGCATCCATCTCAGAGGTCAGACAGAACTCTTGGAGGCCAAGCTGGATAAGCATTGGACATGCCAAGCCTCCCCAGCAGCAGGCCCGGATTGAGAAGGACGGACGAGTATCTGCAAGGGCCAGGCACCAGGACCAGGGCAGAGACAGTGTGGGCAGAAGGGGGGCAAGCAACACCAAGAGTAGCTCTGGACTGCTCTCCACGGAAGGGCAGAAGGTAGGCAGTGAAGGAGGCTGATTCCCGTGGGAGGAGAGGAGTTGGGGCCTGGGCTCAGGGGAGAGGGCTGGAGTGAAGAAGCTTACCAGGAGAAACATCAGGCACAGGGGCCTCCAGCCACAAAGAcatctcttcctggagccctggACATTACCAAGGGACTGTCCTGCAGGAATGGTCCAGGTTACACTCTTCCCAAACTGGGTTCCCTCCCCTCCTGATCCTGCTTTTGGTCTGTACTCACATATCAGCTAACATTTACTTGCCATATATGTGTCAGCTGTGCTAAGGCTTTCCATGCCTTCCTCACAAAATCCCTATGAGGTCAGGGCTATTCTCAagcccaatttacagatgaggaaactggggctcaaagacattaagaaaatagCCTATGGGCACACAGTTAggcagtggcagagccaagactcCGACTCTGGTCTCTCTGACATCGAAGTCTGATTTCTTGGCTACCATGCCACCTTCTCTCCCCAGGACACCCTCCAGGCCATCAGGGAATGTTTGGGCACAACTGCCCTGCTTCTGTCAGAGCCCCTTCCCCCGCACTCTAGCACTGGGGACCGCCAAAGTTGGGCAGAACCAGGACATGTGATCGAGGCTCCCTCCACCCAGTGAAACACACTGCTGGTTAGACAACCTCACTCCTGCCACCTTCCAGGGTCCCAAGACAAAACTCTTGCCTCCAGAAGTCACCCCAATTcacatccaggacctcctgccccTGACCCCCTCAGAAGTTATCATGGGACATAAACAGAATGCTGTCGCTGTCCGAGCTTCCGTCACCATCATCCTTTTCACTTCTCCCCAGAGACCCCTTTCTAAACGCACAGGAcaccccgccgcccccgcccccacccgcgcCCCAAACACACAGGCAGAGTCCCAGGCCAGCGCTGAAGAGCAGACCCACCGAGTGCCCAGGCCGCCAGGCTCTGGCTGGGGCAGTCTCTGGAGCCCCCTTTCTGGGAGAGGAGGATGGTGCAGTCCCTGGTCCACAGGCCTCAGCGGCCGGGGAGCCGGAGCGGAGCAAGAGAGGGTCCGGGAGCCGGGAGCCGACCGACCTAAGCCCTGGCCTCCTCGCCCCCGCCCACGGGCCGCTTCCCCACCGTGCTGACTCCGCCCCCTGCCGGCCTGCCACCCTCTCGGCCCGGCGCCACCCCCGACCCCTACCCCCAAGCCCGAAGGCCGCATTTTCCTGCAGATCTGCCCggctctccccttcctctcctcacccTGGCGGCTCTGAGCTGCTCTTACAGGCAGCTCCCAGgcgcccccaccccactcccggCAGCCTCCAGAGTCGTTTCCTCCCTTCCACAGACACCTCGCGGAGCAAAGGTCCCGGCCCGGCCCGGAATTGCGACACCGAGCCCAAGCTTGCTTTCccggcctccctcctcctcctgtaCCTCTGGAAAGGGGCCAAGAAGCTCTCCCCACTAGCCCCAGGCCTCTACCAAGCTGATAGAACTACAGGGGTGGAGACAGGCAGGTGCTGGGCCTTCCAGGGAGTCTCTGAACGTGGATGCCCTGCGGAGGCCAGAGAAGGGAGGAGGCCGGAGGGGGAGGTGTGTGGGTGGTGGAAAGAAGTCGCTACAGCAATGGATGGTCTGGGACGGAAGACGGTAGATCTGGGTGCCAGTCCAGGATGGATCTGAGAGGGTATGCAGGTACCCTCATCTGGGGAAGGGTTCTGTCAGAAGTGAGGGCAGGATCTGTCCAGCATCTACTGAGACTGTAGCCGTGCCTTCTCGCCAGAACATGAGGTCCATCCCTGAAGGTAGACACCTCGTTTTACTGATTTTACCTCCCCTGAAACAGGGCCTGCCATAAAGTAGAAACAGAGTAGGTACTGTGGttctgtttgttgaatgaataagtaaacaagaaaaatagtATCATCCTCTTCTATCCCATACTTGTTGGCTCTAGTCAATTTCATCATTGCTTTAGTGCTTGGGCTCTGAGCTCAAAttttgggttcaaatccaggcctTGCCTCTGCCTCTtat
Encoded here:
- the NR1H3 gene encoding oxysterols receptor LXR-alpha isoform X5, whose amino-acid sequence is MSLWLEAPVPDVSPDCAVELWEPDARDASSQPLGSSSCTLREESSTPQSAGSTSRVGLEATEPTALLPGVEAPPESTELRPQKRKKGPAPKMLGNELCSVCGDKASGFHYNVLSCEGCKGFFRRSVIKGARYVCHSGGHCPMDTYMRRKCQECRLRKCRQAGMREECVLSEEQIRLKKLKRQEEEQAQATSVPPRASSPPQVLPQLSPEQLGMIEKLVAAQQQCNRRSFSDRLRVTPWPMAPDPQSREARQQRFAHFTELAIVSVQEIVDFAKQLPGFLQLSREDQIALLKTSAIEVMLLETSRRYNPGSESITFLKDFSYNREDFAKAGPTHVPTDANETGEPPDTEQCPFRASICAASAG
- the NR1H3 gene encoding oxysterols receptor LXR-alpha isoform X3 — translated: MSLWLEAPVPDVSPELRPQKRKKGPAPKMLGNELCSVCGDKASGFHYNVLSCEGCKGFFRRSVIKGARYVCHSGGHCPMDTYMRRKCQECRLRKCRQAGMREECVLSEEQIRLKKLKRQEEEQAQATSVPPRASSPPQVLPQLSPEQLGMIEKLVAAQQQCNRRSFSDRLRVTPWPMAPDPQSREARQQRFAHFTELAIVSVQEIVDFAKQLPGFLQLSREDQIALLKTSAIEVMLLETSRRYNPGSESITFLKDFSYNREDFAKAGLQVEFINPIFEFSRAMNELQLNDAEFALLIAISIFSADRPNVQDQLQVERLQHTYVEALHAYVSIHHPHDRLMFPRMLMKLVNLRTLSSVHSEQVFALRLQDKKLPPLLSEIWDVHE
- the NR1H3 gene encoding oxysterols receptor LXR-alpha isoform X6 encodes the protein MLGNELCSVCGDKASGFHYNVLSCEGCKGFFRRSVIKGARYVCHSGGHCPMDTYMRRKCQECRLRKCRQAGMREECVLSEEQIRLKKLKRQEEEQAQATSVPPRASSPPQVLPQLSPEQLGMIEKLVAAQQQCNRRSFSDRLRVTPWPMAPDPQSREARQQRFAHFTELAIVSVQEIVDFAKQLPGFLQLSREDQIALLKTSAIEVMLLETSRRYNPGSESITFLKDFSYNREDFAKAGLQVEFINPIFEFSRAMNELQLNDAEFALLIAISIFSADRPNVQDQLQVERLQHTYVEALHAYVSIHHPHDRLMFPRMLMKLVNLRTLSSVHSEQVFALRLQDKKLPPLLSEIWDVHE
- the NR1H3 gene encoding oxysterols receptor LXR-alpha isoform X4, yielding MSLWLEAPVPDVSPDCAVELWEPDARDASSQPLGSSSCTLREESSTPQSAGSTSRVGLEATEPTALLPGVEAPPESTELRPQKRKKGPAPKMLGNELCSVCGDKASGFHYNVLSCEGCKGFFRRSVIKGARYVCHSGGHCPMDTYMRRKCQECRLRKCRQAGMREECVLSEEQIRLKKLKRQEEEQAQATSVPPRASSPPQVLPQLSPEQLGMIEKLVAAQQQCNRRSFSDRLRVTPWPMAPDPQSREARQQRFAHFTELAIVSVQEIVDFAKQLPGFLQLSREDQIALLKTSAIEVMLLETSRRYNPGSESITFLKDFSYNREDFAKAGLQVEFINPIFEFSRAMNELQLNDAEFALLIAISIFSAGSSPDTTTFPSRIPP
- the NR1H3 gene encoding oxysterols receptor LXR-alpha isoform X2 translates to MSLWLEAPVPDVSPDCAVELWEPDARDASSQPLGSSSCTLREESSTPQSAGSTSRVGLEATEPTALLPGVEAPPESTELRPQKRKKGPAPKMLGNELCSVCGDKASGFHYNVLSCEGCKGFFRRSVIKGARYVCHSGGHCPMDTYMRRKCQECRLRKCRQAGMREECVLSEEQIRLKKLKRQEEEQAQATSVPPRASSPPQVLPQLSPEQLGMIEKLVAAQQQCNRRSFSDRLRVTPWPMAPDPQSREARQQRFAHFTELAIVSVQEIVDFAKQLPGFLQLSREDQIALLKTSAIEVMLLETSRRYNPGSESITFLKDFSYNREDFAKAGLQVEFINPIFEFSRAMNELQLNDAEFALLIAISIFSAGPTHVPTDANETGEPPDTEQCPFRASICAASAG
- the NR1H3 gene encoding oxysterols receptor LXR-alpha isoform X1: MSLWLEAPVPDVSPDCAVELWEPDARDASSQPLGSSSCTLREESSTPQSAGSTSRVGLEATEPTALLPGVEAPPESTELRPQKRKKGPAPKMLGNELCSVCGDKASGFHYNVLSCEGCKGFFRRSVIKGARYVCHSGGHCPMDTYMRRKCQECRLRKCRQAGMREECVLSEEQIRLKKLKRQEEEQAQATSVPPRASSPPQVLPQLSPEQLGMIEKLVAAQQQCNRRSFSDRLRVTPWPMAPDPQSREARQQRFAHFTELAIVSVQEIVDFAKQLPGFLQLSREDQIALLKTSAIEVMLLETSRRYNPGSESITFLKDFSYNREDFAKAGLQVEFINPIFEFSRAMNELQLNDAEFALLIAISIFSADRPNVQDQLQVERLQHTYVEALHAYVSIHHPHDRLMFPRMLMKLVNLRTLSSVHSEQVFALRLQDKKLPPLLSEIWDVHE